The following are from one region of the Corynebacterium hindlerae genome:
- the ppk2 gene encoding polyphosphate kinase 2 has protein sequence MGKNKLPKLSKEAYEAELKRLQAELVDMQQWVVETGARVVIIMEGRDAAGKGSAIKRITQYLNPRTCRIEALPAPNSREQGQWYFQRYVEKLPTKGEIVIFDRSWYNRGGVERVMGFCTSQEYRRFLHQAPIFERLLVEDGILLRKYWFSVSDEEQVKRFKSRRNDPLRRWKLSPMDLQSITKWEEYSRAKDEMFIHTDIPSAPWYTVESEDKKRSRINVISHLLSTIPYEKIERPMPEIPERPASVNDYVRPPRSDFRYVPDVAEKLEVKKVAKKDKKKSK, from the coding sequence ATGGGAAAGAACAAACTACCAAAGCTATCCAAAGAAGCCTACGAAGCCGAGCTCAAGCGGCTCCAGGCTGAACTCGTCGATATGCAGCAATGGGTCGTCGAGACCGGCGCCCGCGTGGTCATCATCATGGAAGGCCGCGACGCCGCAGGTAAGGGGTCCGCTATCAAGCGCATCACCCAGTACCTGAACCCGCGCACCTGCCGCATCGAAGCGCTGCCGGCACCGAACTCCCGTGAACAGGGCCAGTGGTACTTCCAGCGCTATGTGGAAAAGCTGCCAACCAAGGGCGAAATCGTTATCTTCGACCGCTCCTGGTACAACCGCGGTGGCGTCGAACGCGTCATGGGATTCTGCACCTCCCAGGAATACCGTCGCTTCCTCCACCAAGCGCCGATCTTCGAGCGTCTCCTGGTGGAAGACGGCATCCTACTGCGCAAGTACTGGTTCTCCGTCTCCGATGAAGAGCAGGTCAAGCGCTTCAAGTCCCGCCGCAATGATCCGCTGCGTCGCTGGAAGCTTTCCCCCATGGACCTGCAGTCCATCACCAAGTGGGAGGAATACTCCCGCGCCAAGGACGAGATGTTCATTCACACCGACATCCCGTCCGCGCCGTGGTACACCGTGGAATCCGAAGACAAAAAGCGCTCCCGCATCAACGTCATCAGCCACCTGCTCTCGACCATCCCTTACGAGAAGATCGAGCGCCCGATGCCGGAGATCCCAGAGCGCCCAGCGTCCGTCAATGACTACGTGCGCCCGCCACGTTCCGATTTCCGCTACGTCCCCGATGTCGCTGAAAAACTGGAAGTAAAGAAAGTGGCTAAGAAGGACAAGAAGAAGTCCAAATAA
- a CDS encoding putative quinol monooxygenase gives MILINVKYKVRPEFVDTFREEVAAFTNATRAEDGCLFFEWYKSTDEPDVFILVEGFKDDAAEAHVSSEHFKQACVDMPKLLVETPTIINTLIPGKTEWDEMAEFKVEG, from the coding sequence ATGATTCTCATCAACGTCAAATACAAAGTCCGCCCCGAGTTCGTCGACACGTTCCGTGAGGAAGTCGCCGCCTTCACCAACGCAACCCGCGCTGAGGACGGCTGCCTGTTCTTCGAGTGGTACAAATCCACTGACGAGCCAGACGTGTTCATCCTCGTCGAAGGCTTCAAGGATGATGCCGCCGAGGCGCACGTTTCTTCTGAGCACTTCAAGCAGGCGTGCGTCGATATGCCGAAGCTGCTGGTGGAAACCCCAACCATCATCAACACCCTCATCCCAGGCAAGACTGAATGGGACGAGATGGCGGAATTCAAAGTAGAAGGATAA
- a CDS encoding alpha/beta hydrolase — MGGFFKPGRLNSWGLILGGIMFAVAATPSLLPRSWLFQAVASGFSAASGYGLGVFLRWNWRNWGREVAAVFGHKFLKAFALEEEWAAFKEWAALSEKARVRLELVLLALVLVWASYISVSAIRWQRELHEYMGMPQQLGWKALGIVPIGLGLWALVLLIVHALLQLGRFVARIAPDHWTAAAHSIIAGFVALSLGLWLVDSVIPGTVIRVFESGAAVTNASPDPDAQRPSDPLKSGSEYSFNRWDDLGAQGSRFVTMGPSKADIERVTGQPAKEPIRMYAGLRGAEDPSEQTTRLLADLRRTHAHERKAVLIAGTTGTGWVNPTAAQSFELLYGGDTAVVAMQYSNLPSPVQFISSKTQVHESGKALVSAIVAWRDSLPAEQRPELYLFGESLGTTQGEGAFDGVRDITRQLDGVLWVGPPNSNELWASISLRRDPGTREVAPEYGGGTTVRFAENSQQIGRMLHDAAPWNRPRILYIQHATDPIVWWSPNLLFEQPDWLRESPGIGRHPSMSWQPVVTFWQVTLDMANSVSVPTYYGHNYGSEVLDGLAAITGYEGDLEPLREALVVY, encoded by the coding sequence ATGGGTGGTTTTTTCAAACCTGGACGCCTCAACTCCTGGGGTTTGATCCTCGGTGGCATCATGTTCGCCGTGGCTGCGACCCCATCGCTGCTGCCACGAAGCTGGCTGTTCCAAGCAGTGGCCAGCGGTTTTTCAGCTGCATCGGGCTACGGGCTCGGGGTGTTTTTGCGCTGGAACTGGCGGAACTGGGGTAGGGAAGTAGCTGCGGTGTTCGGCCATAAATTCCTCAAAGCATTCGCCCTAGAGGAGGAATGGGCGGCATTCAAAGAATGGGCAGCTCTTTCTGAAAAAGCTAGGGTTCGGTTGGAACTGGTCCTGCTCGCCCTAGTTTTGGTGTGGGCGAGCTACATCTCTGTGTCAGCGATTCGCTGGCAACGTGAACTACACGAATATATGGGCATGCCCCAGCAGTTGGGGTGGAAAGCCCTCGGAATCGTTCCCATTGGGTTAGGACTGTGGGCGCTCGTCTTGCTCATTGTCCACGCGTTGTTGCAGTTGGGGCGCTTTGTAGCCCGTATCGCCCCGGACCACTGGACCGCAGCTGCCCATTCCATCATTGCCGGTTTCGTTGCCCTGAGTCTCGGGCTGTGGCTGGTGGACTCGGTGATTCCCGGGACCGTCATTCGGGTGTTTGAGTCGGGAGCTGCGGTGACGAATGCTTCTCCTGACCCTGATGCACAACGCCCAAGTGACCCGTTGAAGTCCGGCTCCGAATATTCCTTCAATAGGTGGGATGACCTGGGCGCGCAGGGCTCTCGCTTTGTCACGATGGGGCCCAGCAAGGCCGACATTGAGCGGGTGACCGGTCAGCCTGCCAAGGAACCAATTCGGATGTATGCGGGGTTGCGCGGAGCTGAGGATCCCTCGGAGCAGACAACCCGGCTGCTTGCTGACCTGCGCCGGACCCACGCGCACGAACGGAAAGCCGTTTTGATCGCGGGGACCACGGGTACCGGCTGGGTAAATCCGACGGCCGCGCAATCCTTCGAGCTGCTGTATGGCGGAGATACCGCTGTAGTGGCCATGCAATATTCAAACCTGCCATCCCCGGTGCAGTTCATTTCCTCCAAAACTCAAGTCCATGAATCCGGCAAGGCGCTGGTCTCTGCGATTGTTGCTTGGCGCGATAGCCTGCCAGCAGAGCAGCGCCCCGAGCTGTACCTCTTCGGTGAATCGCTGGGAACCACCCAAGGGGAGGGAGCTTTCGACGGGGTGCGCGATATCACCCGCCAGCTCGATGGCGTGTTGTGGGTAGGGCCGCCGAACTCGAATGAGCTGTGGGCGTCGATAAGCCTGCGCCGCGACCCCGGCACCCGCGAAGTCGCGCCGGAGTATGGCGGCGGTACCACGGTGCGGTTTGCGGAAAACTCGCAGCAGATTGGGCGCATGCTTCACGACGCCGCCCCCTGGAATCGCCCGCGTATCCTCTATATCCAGCACGCCACGGATCCGATCGTCTGGTGGTCGCCAAATCTGCTGTTTGAGCAGCCCGACTGGTTGCGGGAATCGCCGGGGATTGGCCGGCACCCTAGCATGAGCTGGCAGCCAGTGGTGACGTTCTGGCAGGTGACCTTGGACATGGCGAACTCGGTGAGCGTGCCCACCTACTACGGCCACAACTACGGTTCGGAAGTGCTCGATGGGCTCGCTGCTATCACGGGATATGAGGGTGACCTGGAGCCCCTGCGCGAGGCGTTGGTAGTTTACTAG
- a CDS encoding Ltp family lipoprotein, translating into MTYPSPQQQPVRKKAGCLTWGAIVAGVVIFVGSCSALMSSTNDFSSTAPASHSVASQPAPLLLEASDMPQVTKEQKSALRKAETYSTMMHMSKQGIYDQLTSQYGEKFSPEAAQYAIENLQADYYSNALEKAKSYQDRMAMSPDAIYDQLVSEYGEQFTPEEAQYAVDNLEP; encoded by the coding sequence ATGACTTACCCATCCCCTCAGCAGCAACCGGTTCGCAAGAAGGCCGGCTGCCTCACCTGGGGAGCAATCGTGGCTGGAGTCGTCATTTTTGTTGGTTCTTGCTCCGCGCTGATGAGCAGTACCAATGACTTTTCGAGCACGGCGCCTGCTTCACATTCGGTCGCGTCTCAGCCAGCGCCACTACTGCTTGAGGCATCGGACATGCCACAGGTCACCAAGGAACAAAAATCCGCGCTGCGCAAAGCCGAAACCTATTCAACGATGATGCACATGTCCAAGCAGGGAATCTATGACCAGCTCACCAGCCAGTACGGTGAAAAGTTCTCACCGGAAGCCGCCCAGTATGCGATAGAGAACCTACAGGCCGACTACTACAGCAACGCGTTGGAGAAAGCGAAGTCCTATCAAGACAGGATGGCCATGTCACCGGACGCGATCTATGACCAGCTGGTCTCCGAGTACGGTGAGCAATTCACGCCCGAGGAGGCCCAATACGCGGTGGACAACTTGGAGCCTTAG
- a CDS encoding ABC-F family ATP-binding cassette domain-containing protein produces MANLINLENVTKSFGLKTLLDGVSLGIQTGDRIGVVGLNGGGKTTLLEVLTGIEPPDEGRVSHNSQLRMAVVTQRAELDPAATVGQVVLQPLGLQTFEWASNPKVREVLGGLGIADLGLDTPVGELSGGERRRTNLAAALVQDLDLIVLDEPTNHLDVEGVQWLASYLLKTKMAIVVVTHDRWFLDTVATRTWEVHDGVVDTYEGGYNDWTFARAERARQADAIEQRRQNLARKELAWLRRGAPARTSKPRYRIEAAEALIADVPAPRDSVELMAFSKKRQGKVVIELEDATVSTLDGRVLVEDLTWRLAPGERIGLVGVNGSGKTTLLRTLAGEHPLTTGRRIEGKTVALGWLRQELDDLDPSLRLLDAVEQVATYVQFGKKELSASQLAERLGFSAKRQRTPVGDLSGGERRRLQLTRVLMAEPNVLLLDEPTNDLDIDTLQELESLLDSWPGTLVVISHDRYLIERICDSTWALFGDGKLTNLPGGIEEYLSRRSALAASQGGVIDLGEKTDTVREEPKVDAATHRRIVKEMNTLERKMDKLRASVATVNDKMAAAAEAVDTEALTNLNTEFTELNSQLEELEMQWMELGEELE; encoded by the coding sequence ATGGCAAACCTGATCAATCTTGAAAATGTCACCAAGTCCTTCGGACTGAAAACCCTCCTCGATGGCGTCTCGCTCGGGATCCAGACCGGGGACCGCATCGGCGTTGTGGGCCTCAACGGTGGCGGCAAAACGACACTGCTAGAAGTCCTCACCGGGATTGAACCGCCGGATGAGGGGCGCGTGTCGCACAATTCGCAACTGAGGATGGCCGTCGTTACGCAGCGTGCAGAGCTCGACCCGGCAGCGACGGTAGGGCAGGTGGTCCTGCAGCCCCTCGGTCTGCAGACCTTCGAGTGGGCGTCGAACCCGAAGGTGCGTGAGGTGCTGGGTGGCCTGGGGATTGCTGACCTGGGGCTCGATACGCCGGTAGGGGAGCTCTCGGGTGGGGAGCGCCGTCGCACGAATCTGGCGGCTGCGCTGGTGCAGGATCTTGACCTGATCGTGCTCGACGAGCCCACCAACCACCTCGACGTGGAAGGCGTCCAATGGCTCGCCTCCTACTTGCTCAAGACCAAGATGGCCATCGTGGTGGTTACCCACGACCGCTGGTTCCTTGACACTGTCGCCACTCGCACGTGGGAAGTCCACGACGGCGTTGTCGACACCTACGAAGGTGGCTACAACGATTGGACCTTCGCCCGCGCCGAACGCGCTCGTCAAGCCGACGCCATCGAGCAGCGTCGCCAAAACCTGGCCCGCAAGGAACTGGCGTGGCTGCGCCGCGGCGCACCCGCCCGCACCTCCAAACCGCGCTACCGCATCGAAGCAGCCGAAGCTCTCATCGCAGACGTGCCGGCCCCACGTGACAGCGTTGAGCTGATGGCCTTTTCCAAGAAACGCCAGGGCAAGGTCGTCATCGAGCTAGAGGACGCTACAGTATCCACCCTGGACGGCCGCGTGCTGGTGGAAGACCTTACGTGGCGACTCGCGCCGGGCGAACGCATCGGCCTCGTCGGCGTCAACGGGTCCGGCAAAACCACCCTGCTGCGCACGCTGGCGGGCGAGCACCCGCTCACCACCGGACGTCGCATTGAGGGCAAGACCGTCGCACTGGGGTGGCTACGTCAGGAACTCGATGACTTGGATCCATCCCTGCGGCTGCTCGACGCCGTCGAGCAGGTAGCGACGTACGTGCAATTCGGCAAGAAGGAACTGTCTGCCTCCCAGCTGGCAGAACGACTCGGGTTCTCCGCGAAGCGCCAGCGCACCCCAGTGGGAGACCTCTCCGGTGGCGAGCGCCGCCGCCTGCAGCTCACCCGCGTGCTTATGGCTGAGCCGAATGTGCTGCTGCTGGACGAGCCCACCAATGACCTGGACATCGATACGCTGCAAGAGCTGGAGTCCCTGCTGGACTCCTGGCCCGGCACCCTGGTGGTCATTTCTCACGATCGTTACCTGATCGAGCGTATTTGTGATTCCACCTGGGCGTTGTTTGGCGACGGGAAACTCACCAACCTGCCCGGTGGCATCGAAGAGTACCTATCGCGCCGATCCGCCCTGGCAGCATCCCAAGGCGGGGTGATTGACCTGGGGGAGAAGACTGATACGGTTCGCGAAGAACCCAAGGTAGACGCGGCGACGCACCGGCGCATCGTCAAAGAGATGAACACCCTGGAACGCAAGATGGATAAACTTCGTGCGTCCGTAGCCACCGTAAATGACAAGATGGCAGCAGCTGCGGAAGCCGTGGATACCGAAGCTCTGACCAACCTCAACACTGAGTTCACAGAGTTGAACTCCCAGCTGGAGGAGCTGGAAATGCAGTGGATGGAGCTCGGCGAAGAGCTGGAATAG
- a CDS encoding 4-(cytidine 5'-diphospho)-2-C-methyl-D-erythritol kinase, with translation MITAYAHSKVNLYLGVGDAREDGYHELETVFQSLSLKDRLEITPVAGDPGTVQSFNVTGLGAASVPTTPDNLVWRAIDLMATRAQLPAVDVHLHKGIPTAGGMAGGSADAAAALRAMNTYAGLEEAELLDIAAQLGSDVPFTLLGGTMLGTGRGENLVPVLSRGSYHWALAFNSAGLSTPKVFHTLDAMRDAKPDMPRATGSNELAAALLTGDPKQVAPHLANDLQAPALSLMPALRKTIHSGEQAGALRGIVSGSGPTVAFLCESAEHAAEVADYVLDAGVATATTVAQGPAAGAHVD, from the coding sequence ATGATCACCGCCTACGCACACTCGAAAGTCAACCTGTACTTAGGTGTCGGCGATGCCCGCGAGGACGGGTACCACGAGCTGGAAACGGTGTTTCAGTCGCTGTCGCTCAAGGACCGCCTGGAGATCACCCCAGTGGCTGGGGATCCAGGCACCGTGCAGTCGTTCAACGTTACGGGCTTAGGAGCGGCATCGGTGCCGACCACTCCGGATAATTTGGTGTGGCGGGCTATCGACCTGATGGCGACCCGCGCACAGCTCCCGGCCGTCGACGTGCACCTGCACAAGGGGATCCCTACCGCCGGTGGGATGGCTGGCGGATCGGCGGACGCGGCGGCGGCCCTGCGCGCAATGAACACATATGCCGGCCTTGAGGAGGCCGAACTGCTGGACATTGCTGCACAGCTCGGCTCCGACGTTCCGTTCACCCTGCTCGGCGGCACAATGCTAGGGACGGGCCGTGGGGAGAACCTGGTGCCGGTGCTCTCACGGGGTAGCTACCATTGGGCGCTTGCCTTCAATAGCGCTGGCTTATCGACGCCGAAGGTGTTTCACACCCTGGACGCCATGCGGGATGCGAAACCCGACATGCCCCGCGCTACTGGCAGTAATGAGTTGGCCGCGGCACTGCTCACGGGCGACCCAAAGCAGGTAGCACCCCACCTGGCTAACGATCTGCAGGCGCCGGCGCTGTCACTCATGCCTGCGCTACGCAAAACTATTCACTCAGGTGAACAGGCCGGAGCTCTGCGCGGAATCGTGTCAGGCTCTGGGCCCACTGTGGCTTTCTTGTGCGAGTCAGCGGAACACGCCGCCGAAGTAGCGGACTATGTGCTGGATGCTGGGGTGGCCACCGCGACCACAGTGGCCCAGGGGCCCGCTGCCGGCGCACACGTGGACTAG
- the rsmA gene encoding 16S rRNA (adenine(1518)-N(6)/adenine(1519)-N(6))-dimethyltransferase RsmA — MESRALAQLLGPVEIRQLAEKLDVTPTKKLGQNFVHDPNTVRMIVAAADVSEHDHVVEVGPGLGSLTLALLDTVKDVTAVEIDPRLAGELPHTVAWRAPDYADNLRIILKDALQVSTGDFEAAGAPMPTALVANLPYNVSVPVLLHLLAEFPSITRVLVMVQAEVADRLAATPGSKIYGVPSVKAAFYGEVRRAGSIGRNVFWPAPKIESGLVRIDRFAAGDEPWPLNDETRAKVFPLIDAAFAQRRKTLRAALSGHFGGGAQAEAALVAAGIAPSERGEKLGVADFVRLAGVTQ, encoded by the coding sequence ATGGAATCACGCGCTTTGGCTCAGCTGTTAGGTCCGGTGGAAATTCGGCAACTTGCTGAAAAACTCGATGTCACCCCGACCAAGAAGCTGGGCCAGAATTTTGTGCACGATCCCAACACGGTTCGGATGATTGTCGCCGCTGCGGATGTCAGCGAGCACGACCACGTGGTGGAGGTAGGCCCGGGCTTGGGCTCGCTCACTCTCGCACTCCTTGACACCGTCAAAGATGTGACCGCGGTGGAGATCGATCCACGCCTGGCCGGGGAGCTGCCGCACACCGTGGCGTGGCGAGCCCCCGATTATGCGGACAACCTGCGGATCATTCTGAAAGATGCGCTCCAGGTCAGTACTGGAGATTTCGAGGCTGCGGGTGCACCGATGCCGACGGCGCTGGTCGCAAACCTGCCCTACAACGTTTCTGTTCCCGTGCTACTGCACCTGCTCGCCGAATTTCCGTCCATCACCCGCGTGTTGGTGATGGTGCAGGCCGAGGTGGCGGACAGGTTAGCTGCGACCCCTGGATCAAAGATTTACGGTGTGCCGAGTGTGAAGGCCGCGTTCTACGGTGAGGTTCGCCGCGCAGGATCCATCGGTAGAAATGTGTTCTGGCCTGCGCCGAAGATCGAGTCCGGTTTGGTGCGCATCGATCGTTTCGCAGCGGGCGATGAGCCGTGGCCCCTCAATGATGAGACTCGCGCGAAAGTGTTTCCGCTGATCGACGCCGCGTTTGCGCAACGCCGCAAGACCCTCCGGGCGGCGCTGAGCGGTCACTTCGGAGGTGGTGCGCAGGCCGAGGCAGCGCTGGTCGCGGCGGGTATCGCTCCCAGCGAACGCGGCGAGAAACTAGGCGTCGCGGACTTCGTTCGGCTTGCCGGAGTCACCCAATGA
- a CDS encoding resuscitation-promoting factor, with protein MGVHQKSRINRLNSAHSVPLRIATGGMLATLLVGGVSAVGMKKDIVLDVNGEEITLTTFSNDVAGALEQAGVSVQAQDVVAPSPTTMLNDGERITVRSAKQVAVVIDGKPVKVTSTALTVEELMAEVGGVKAADKISVPADQKIPLDGFTVDVVTPKIVKLDNAGKVTYTQIAADTIADVLKAQGIAVDGDDKVFPALDTRVTNDTEISVTKVDLDEVSAVEEFEAEPTYVDDPELEQGKEEELTPAVPGKRDVTKQIRKENGAVVGETVVKEKELAPATPATIKRGTKEKPAVPAVAEGSVWDALAQCEATGNWSINTGNGFSGGLQFTPSTWLGFGGGEYAPAAYLATREQQIAVAQKVQAAQGWGAWPACTAKLGLR; from the coding sequence GTGGGTGTACATCAAAAGTCCCGGATCAACCGCCTGAACTCGGCTCATTCTGTCCCGCTGCGTATCGCGACCGGCGGCATGCTGGCGACCCTGCTCGTCGGTGGTGTCTCAGCCGTGGGGATGAAAAAGGACATCGTTTTGGATGTCAATGGCGAGGAAATCACTCTCACGACCTTCTCTAACGACGTCGCTGGGGCTCTGGAGCAGGCTGGCGTCAGCGTGCAAGCCCAGGATGTGGTAGCGCCCAGCCCGACCACAATGTTGAACGATGGCGAGCGGATTACCGTCCGCTCCGCTAAGCAGGTGGCCGTGGTGATCGACGGGAAGCCGGTGAAGGTGACTTCCACCGCGCTGACCGTCGAAGAGCTCATGGCCGAAGTCGGTGGGGTCAAGGCAGCGGACAAAATCTCTGTCCCCGCAGATCAGAAGATCCCGCTCGACGGATTCACCGTGGACGTGGTGACGCCAAAGATTGTGAAGCTGGACAACGCCGGTAAAGTCACCTACACGCAGATCGCTGCGGACACCATCGCCGACGTCCTCAAGGCGCAGGGCATCGCAGTCGATGGCGATGACAAAGTATTCCCAGCTCTGGACACCCGTGTCACCAACGACACTGAGATCAGCGTGACTAAGGTTGACCTCGATGAGGTCTCCGCGGTGGAGGAGTTCGAAGCAGAACCTACCTACGTTGATGACCCCGAGTTGGAGCAGGGTAAGGAAGAAGAGCTCACCCCAGCTGTGCCAGGTAAGCGGGATGTGACTAAGCAGATCCGCAAGGAAAACGGTGCCGTGGTGGGCGAGACCGTGGTGAAGGAGAAGGAGCTCGCGCCAGCCACCCCTGCCACCATCAAGCGAGGCACCAAGGAAAAACCAGCCGTCCCTGCTGTGGCTGAAGGATCTGTTTGGGACGCACTCGCACAATGTGAAGCCACCGGTAACTGGTCGATCAACACTGGTAACGGCTTCTCCGGCGGTTTGCAGTTCACCCCTTCCACCTGGCTCGGGTTCGGCGGTGGCGAATACGCGCCGGCCGCATACCTGGCTACCCGAGAGCAGCAAATTGCTGTGGCTCAAAAGGTTCAGGCAGCCCAAGGCTGGGGCGCTTGGCCGGCATGTACCGCGAAGCTGGGACTTCGATAG
- a CDS encoding TatD family hydrolase translates to MSKKKPRPKPEPADFLPGLVDAHTHLASCGATTEEEVRELVDRAVAAGVDKICTVGDGIKEAELALEAARNHERVYAACAIHPTRALELNDVVKQQLTDMAADPRCVAIGETGLDTYWIDKSDTCAPLDAQEEALRWHIDLAVSSGKALMIHNREADQELLRVLEDAPAPKETILHCFSSPLDVAKEALERGYVLSFAGNLTFKRNDELREVARLAPQGQFLIETDAPYMTPEPYRGGRNEPAFVGHTALCLAEARGEDPRDVVAAVNVTFDRVYGLDY, encoded by the coding sequence GTGTCTAAGAAGAAACCTCGACCGAAGCCTGAACCTGCCGACTTTCTCCCTGGCCTAGTGGATGCGCACACGCACCTCGCGTCGTGTGGCGCCACCACCGAAGAGGAAGTGAGGGAGCTTGTTGACCGCGCTGTTGCTGCCGGTGTCGATAAAATCTGCACCGTTGGAGATGGCATCAAAGAAGCCGAGCTCGCCCTGGAGGCGGCCCGGAACCATGAACGGGTGTATGCGGCCTGTGCGATCCATCCGACCCGTGCGTTAGAGCTGAATGACGTCGTCAAGCAGCAGCTCACCGACATGGCTGCTGACCCGCGGTGCGTCGCGATTGGCGAGACCGGCCTGGACACCTACTGGATCGATAAATCCGATACCTGCGCGCCGCTCGATGCGCAAGAGGAAGCGCTGCGCTGGCACATTGACCTTGCTGTGTCTTCAGGAAAGGCGCTGATGATCCACAACCGTGAGGCTGATCAGGAGTTGCTTCGCGTGCTAGAGGATGCACCCGCACCAAAAGAGACCATCCTGCATTGTTTTTCCTCGCCACTTGACGTTGCGAAAGAGGCGCTGGAGCGCGGGTACGTGTTGAGTTTCGCCGGAAACCTCACTTTTAAGCGCAACGACGAACTGCGTGAGGTTGCGCGACTGGCACCGCAGGGGCAGTTCCTCATAGAAACTGACGCTCCTTATATGACTCCGGAGCCGTACCGTGGTGGCCGCAATGAGCCAGCGTTCGTCGGCCACACCGCGTTGTGCCTTGCTGAGGCTCGCGGGGAGGATCCGCGCGATGTGGTAGCTGCGGTTAATGTGACCTTTGATCGGGTCTACGGGCTGGATTATTAG